The Bdellovibrio sp. ZAP7 DNA segment TTTTCTCTGCGTCTTTTGCGCGCGCGGGACGGCGCAAGCTGCTTTTCAGCTACGAGACGTCGACGTGCAAAAAATGGCGAACTCCGTTGTCGCCCTGATGTCTTACTCGGCAATTCCTGATCTTGCTTCCAGTTCACTGTCGATTAATAACGCGCAAACTGGAAACCCGTCGATTGCGATGACTCAATTTGGTGGGGGATTCACGATCAGCAAATCTACACCTCTCTATCTTGAAGGGGCTGCAGCTTACAGCCGCTATGATCCCAAATTTATTGCCAGTGACGGAGCTCAAGAAAGATCGGTGCCTTTAAAGTGGAATTCAGGGACAGTGCAAGGTGGAGCGGGGTGGGACTTTGAAATCTATCGTCGCTGGGTGATCCGACCTATCTTCAATTTCTCATTCAGCATGCTCTTTAGTGATACTGAAATCGGTGCAGCTCTTATCGCGGACTACAAGGATTTGGAAAATATTGATTTCTTGGATAATGGCAATGTCAGCATCGGTGGATTGGGCGGTGCCTTGATGTTGGCCTATGAGTTTCATGATGACGTGATCGGAACAGACGTGGACTTGCAGTTGCGCTATTCGTACATACATTTGCAAAGCATGGGTGGCAGTCGTTCCATTAGTGGCTATTCGGATTCAAGCACCGCGAATCTGTATTACCGATTTCGTGCACCGATGGGGGATTTGCGAGCGTTAGGGGAGCCGTTTCGTTACGTGCTGGAGGGGTCGGCCTCTCAATACTTTGGAGATCAGGTTGGTGTTTTGGGATTTCATTATCTGGCGACAGCAGGCTTAGGGATTGAATTGGACTCGTCGGACTATAACGTATGGGTAACACGCACCCGTCTTGTGGGACGCTACATGTTTGGGGATAACGTGAGTGGTTATTCTGTGGGTCTGGCTTGTTCCTTCTAATGTTTCGTTGCGGGATCTCCGTCTGTCAGGGCCAATGGGTTTCTGGTTTTAGATGAATCTCTTTTAAAACGGGACCTGTCTTCATGGTAAATCCAATGGAGTAATTTCCTTTATCCGAAGTCGCGATATTGACCAGATCTTCGATGATGCTTTTAATGTTAGGTCGTGTTTCGCCAATGCGCACCTGGGTTTTGCCATCAAGCTCCCAACAAAATCTAATCAGCATGGCTTCTTCCAAAATTTTGTCGGGGTTGATTCTGTGAGGGAATCCTTTTTGATCCATGCGTTCGTGGCTTTGCAGAATCATCATTTTCATGGGCTCACTTAATGGAATTTTACGGGCCAGGCACTGATTCAAGCTATAGATGGGATGCTTTTGGTATTCCATAAGTTCTTCGCCGTGCATGGCTTCGATTTCATGGGCACGCAATTTTGCAGATGTTGAAGGGGAGAGTTCAAGATAGCCAATATCAGAAAGAAGGGCCGCGATCATTACTTCTAAGGCTGTTCCAATCTTAGCTTCCTGGCTTAGGACCGCTGCATAGGCGGCGATAGCAGGAGCACGCTCCAGGGACCCGAAGTCACCCACCGAGGAGCTGTTGATCACATCGAAAGGATTTTTGACTTCACCTAAGGACGTGAGAAGTGATTTAGCAAAACTCTCGCAAGTTCCATAGAGCTCTTTGCCTAAGGCAAACGATGCTGCTGAACTTTGATCACTGATCATAAGAGCCAGAGCTAAAAAGGACTGACTCATCTGTAAAAATTGGAGACGGCAACGGCGCAGGGCACTTGCTTCATCGTTTGTATTAAAGCTTCGACTGTATTCAACCCAGTTTTTTAAATCCTGCCGTCGTAAATAAAGCTCACCCATTTCGGAAAACTTTTTTAAGAAGGCGGAATTAAGCTTGGTTTCGGGTTTGGCAACTTTTAGGAACTTCTTGTTTACGGGCATCATGTAAAATAATGGAAAAGCGGTTTCCGTATCTGGCATCAAATCATAGACCTTGATGGGTATAAATGCGGAACGAATCACCTGAGTGGTTACGAACTCCAGTTTGCTGGTGGAATAGAATTCATTTTCCATAAGCACCAAAGAGGCACCAGATGTTTTTACGATGCGGGCGTCTTCGGGTTTAAGTTTAGAGTTCACAACCGCGATAATATAGCTATCAGCAGCCACCTGACAGGCGACCTGCACCATTCCGGCAGCTTCATTGGGTTTTTCAATTTTTGCACAGTCTAATAGAATACAGGTGATGGATTTATAGGATTCGGTTTTTTCAAAGAAAGTGTCAGGATCATCGAAGCTTTCAAATTCAAACGAGAAAATCTGCGCGAGCTCTGTGGCCCTTTTGGTGAATCTTGGATCTTGAGAGACCGCTGCTAAGTCGAGACTTCTCATGGTGAAGCCTCCCTCTGCTATAAGGGTCACTCCATCTTAAGGTCATTTCAATATGTCATTAGAAAGTGTCGGTCTCGACTTCCCAGTCGGCTGTTAGTCCAACTACGGCGACTTCTTTCGCATAGGGATTAAGTTCAGAATCCTTCATGGCATTAGCAAAGTACTTTTGTGCCAGGCGCACGTGTTGGCTGTAATAAAGGGGTACGAGTTCTTTTCCGCAGGTCTCACAATCAATTAGCAACTCGTCTTCTTGTTTGTGAGTAGTGTCGCAATGTTGGCAACGACGATAGTGTGTTTTTTGGTTCATGAACGTACCTACCTCTAAGTATGATACATCTATGATAATGCGAGCAAAGCTGACTCACAATTGACAGTCTCATTTAAAGCTAGCTAAATCGCTCAAGATTTCTTAAGAAGTGAGTTACGAGAAACGCTTAGGTGATCATATTGGTGACCATCTCATATCTATTTTTAAATTTTCGTCGCGTATGCAGTGATCCCGATACATTATCAATTTCTAATGAATCGGGACCATTGAAGATTGTTCTATTTTGAGAGAACCAGTGTCGTCACACTCATCGCTGGCATCGTGTAGTAAACTTCGGAGCCTGAGACGGAGATGCTGCCTAATGCCTTCGGCGTGGGACTGCCATCAGCAATCTGGTATGCGGCTCCTTGTGTATAACCACTGCTATTGGCAATGGCGATTTTAGTAGAAAGCGCCGCGGACGTTTTATTTAAGATCACCAGATAAATCTTAGAAGAATCCGTCGATGACTGCATCGCATACACAGATGTTTTTTCGTTATTCGTTGAAACCGCGCGAACTGAGATATCACCCACGCGGCCACCGGCGCCATCGTAGTTCACGAAAAGCTTCATTGCGCCATAAATGTAAGGGGAGTCTTCCCGGTCCCAGTGAGTCGCAAAGAACACGTCCTCGCGACCAAAGATACCTAAGACATCGGCTTCGGCGATACCACCAGAAATAATTTGGCCACCGCCGTGATTGTATTCCGAGAAGGAAATTTTAGTTCCTGGATAATACTTGTTAATACGATCTTTCAAGCGCGGGATCCATTGAATTGGCGCATTTAAATAGTCATCCGCAATCCAGCTGGTTTCTTTATAGGTCGGGTCCCACAAAGAGCGAGGCGCTTGCAAGCGAGCAGCAATCACCGCAGCTGTTTGTGGAGCTGTCTCGTCAAGTACGCGATAACCATCACCACGAGCTTCAGAACCCCAGTGCATATCGATCACATCTACCAGGCGCTTGCCGTAGGATTTTTCAGCGGCAGCCATTTGTTGCAAGAACCACGACATGTATTCACCGTTCGAGCGGTCCGGAGCGTCTTGCAAGCTCATCATTTCATTAAAGCCGTATGCCACAGCACCAAACACCATAGAATTCGGAGCTTGCTCTTTGATCATACTTGCAAAGCGAATTGTTTTTTCTTTCATTTCCGCATATGTCGTTTTTGTAGGATGGATCAAAGGGTGTGTCGATTTCCAAATTCCGGGCTCGTTGTCCAAGCTATAGAAAATCTTGCGACCCGAAGACAAGTCTGTTTTGAAAGTATCCTGGAAGAATTTAAGGGCTTCGTCTTGATAAACATAATTATCAGACAAGTTCGCAACGGCAGAGCTCACGCTGCTTGGTTTACGGTCCAAGTTTTGACGGAAGCGCATGTTCGTGGGACTTGCGGCCTGTGTGATCGTACCATTTTTGTCGGCAGCGATGTAATCCACAATGGGAATGGTCACAAGCGGGGTTGCTTCGTATGAGTAAGCTAACTTCACGCCTAGGCGCACGGCCTCTCCGGCAACCTCGCTGCGACTGCCGCAATTTACCAGGTCGCAAACACGGTTGCCGCTGGTATTGTTATAGTCGGTACCACTGTTCGTGGCGTTGTTTTCCCAGTTATAAGTCGTCCAGCGATTTCCGCCCATACGAAAAGCACCGATACCCTTCATCATGCTGGTCTCATAGTTCGTACCATAGATATAAGGAGAGATCGCATGGCGATCCAAATTTACATCAATATTGAATATGACATCTGTCGCAGAAGGTGTGGCCGACGGAGATGGTGAAGGAGATGGTGAAGGAGATGGTGAAGGAGATGGCGATACCGTTGGCGACGGAGAAACTGTCGGTGAAGGGCTTACCGTGGGCGATGGTGATACTGTTGGTGAGGGCGAAGCTGTTGGCTTTGGTTTGGGACGACGTCTGCCACCAGATAGATTGCTTTGAACTTCGAGATCGCCATTGGCAACCTGGGCTGATAAATCTGTTTGTGAGCAGTTTTGGAAGAGTAACATCATTAAAAGCGCAGATAAAACCGTCGCAATTTTTTTTCGCTTACGCCAAAGTGTTTTCATATATCCCCCACTAACAATGATGCAAGTATTCGATCTTTCGAGCACTGAATCTTAAGGGAACGGCTCACTTCTGTTCAGATTTCCTTAACGAAAGGTCAGCAGGAGTGCGAAAGCGTCAAACTTTTTTCCGTCTGAATAATCGCCAAACAGCGGCGAATTGCCAAGGTGTCATAAAGCTGGACCTGTTCCACTGAGAGTGTTGAGATAGAATATGTGAAGGGGGTCTTATGGGTAAATTTCTTGGGTTATTCATAACAATGCTGTTGTTTGCGGGATCATTGTCGGCGAAAGAAGGCGATTATAAAAAACCCTCTGATGCTGAGTTAAAGAAAAGACTGACTCCCATGCAGTATCAGTGCACACAACAAGCTGCAACGGAAAGACCCTTTAATAATGCCTATTGGGATAATAAAAAAGAAGGGATCTATGTCGATATCGTTAGTGGTGAGCCTCTTTTTAGCTCAACAGATAAATATGATTCTGGTACGGGCTGGCCCAGCTTCACCAAAGCCATTGATGACAATGCGGTTGTGACTAGGGCAGATCATGAAATGTCGGTGGAAAGAACAGAGCTTCGTTCCAAAGGCGCAGACTCCCACTTAGGACATTTATTCGACGACGGCCCGGCGGATAAAGGTGGTAAACGCTATTGCATTAATTCTGCCGCCTTGAAATTTATCCCGAAAGAAGAGATGGAAGCCAAAGGCTATGGCCGCTATCTAAAACTCTTTACTAAAAAGTCCAAATAGCTCAAAAAAATGTCAGTGAACTCTTGCTGTTTTGGTGGCAACACTGGTGAGAGTCGCTGACGTACTTGCCTCAATTAATTTCACATCGAAATGTTTTTCCACCAAAATTTGGCGCACCTCTGCTTCAGAATAATAGTGTGTTGTGCCCGCCGCAGTCGTCACTTCGCCGGTCCCCAGGGGAAGACTTACGAAGAGGGCTCCATCTTCCGGCAGCATCAAATGAATCAGTTCAAGATTGTGTTCCAACTGATCCTCGGGCATGTGGTCAAAAGCGGCACCGCCCCAAATGCCGTGCAGGTTTTTGGGTACTTTGAGAGAGGCTAGATTTTTGACGGTGCCTTGGATCATTTCAATGCCTTCTTGTTTCCACTTTTTAACGAGGTCCTCATTTTCTTCAATACAAACGACATTGAAGCCATTCGTTTTAAATTTGCTCAAAAGCTCGGTCGAACCCGCGCCCAGTATCAAAACTGTCGATGCTGGCTCAAGCAGCGATAGAAACGTCTTCACACTGTTCAGATACTCCGGTGGAATGATGGCGTTACTCACGAGTTCCATAAATCCTCCGGCACGAGACGAACTTTCCCGTGATGGCTGCTTTCATGTTTGATTTTTCTTTTCGGAAGTTCGATGGGCTTTTCTTTAATATTTTTGTATTCGATCTGGCTTAAGATGTGTTTGATGATATTCAAACGAACGCGCTTTTTATCCTCTGAAATGGCGAAATACCAAGGCGCCCATGACGTGTTGGTTTTCTTAAACATATCGTCACGAGCCTTCGTGTAATCATCCCAACGATCATAGGATTTCAAATCCATTTCCGAAAGCTTCCAAGTTTTTCGACCGTCTTTGATTCGGTCCTTCAGGCGGCGCTCTTGTTCCTTGGGGCTTACCTCTAACCAGTATTTCAATAAAATGATCCCCGAATCGACCATGGTTTTTTCTAACAGAGGAGCATTCTGTAAAAACACTTCCACCTGTTCTTCCGGGCACCACCCCATAACTCGTTCTACGCCGGCGCGGTTGTACCAGCTTCGGTCAAAGATCACGATCTCACCAGCCGCAGGGAAGTGCGGAACATAGCGCTGCAGGTACATCTGACTTTTTTCCCGCTCGGTAGGAGCGGGCAGGGCAACCACGCGAAAAACCCGAGGGTTGACTCTTTCGGTCAGGGCTTTAATAGTTCCACCTTTGCCGGCGCCATCGCGGCCTTCAAAGACAATACAAACGCGGAGGCCTTTGTGCACAACCCAACGTTGCAGTTTCACAAGCTCTATGTGTAATTTCCTAATTTCCGCTGCGAAGACTTTTGAACTGAGAGGTTCGGAATGATGCTTATCCAGAGCTCTCATGCTTTGTTTCTTGGTCATTTGCTTCTCCGAAATCTCAGTGTGTTTTAAGTTTAGAAACGATCCCCTTTGAAGAAAACAAGGGAAGGGTTTTTCTGCCAAGAATCGTCATATGTCTGAAACTTACACTGGACTCCAAGTGTGAATGGACACTTGATTTGAGTTCAGTCCGGTATGAATCTCGCATTTTCCCGAAGAAATTCTTCAGGAGAAACTCCAGTGTCTAAAAGTCATTCAGCACGCTTGTTTATGGGTGCCGCGGTTTTCGCGGGTGCAATCCTCCTGGGCAGCCCGGCGTTTGCGGCCCGACGCTCCTGCATTGAAAAACAGGCGCTGGACAAAGTTTTGACAAGTTTCATGTTCGTTCAAAATGATGACAAGGAATCGCCAGTAAAGCGTTATTCCGAAAAGGATGCCTGTGACACCGGCGACTTCCGTGGTGTGGTCGACGCCATTCTTTTTATGAAAAACCTGCCCTCCTTTAAAAATACCCCTGAAAAGTTCAAATCCCTGATCAGCGAGCAAGGGCCCTCAAAGTTCCTGAAAACTCGCATTGAAAATATCGTCCTCGAGACGGATAGCAATCATGTCTGCGCGGATGGAGCCGGGGCGTACGTCAATCAAAGTGAACATGATACTAAAATTATGCACGTGTGCCCGGCGCTTGTTTCCGATCAGTCGACGCCCTTGATGGCTGCGGCCGGACTTTTACACGAGGCTCGGCATATTGACGGTTTTGAACACATCGACTGCGATCACGGCGAATTTTTTGGCACCGTCTATTCGGCTTGTGATAATACCTATGAGGAACAGGGTTCTTACGGAGTCGGCACAGCCTTTCACCTGTATGTCTATCTTGGCACTAAGAACGAGGCCCTACGCGATGAGGCTCGCGCCAACGCCGCAATCGAGTTGGTTCGACGCTTTAACAAGACTCCGCTTGGAATCAAACAAGGTGCCCTGGTTCAATCTAATGATAAGAAAATTTCATTTTATGATGGGACAAAAGTTTCCTTGCTGGTGGAGTTGCGCTTAGATGTCGCAGCTTCCACGGTGAAACGGGGATTTCCTTATTTTTTCTTTAAAAATGGACAAGTTGCAAAATACGATTTTACTTCCGACTGGCCGATGGTGGAAGGTCCTTTAGTGGAGACCTATAATAAACTGAGTGAAGACGAAATGGCCGACGTCCGTGATATCACTGTGGGCTCGGTCTATTGCATTTTACTTTCAAAGCGAGTGACGTGCTATGGGAACAACGGATCGTCTGGGTTTAGATTGTATCAAATGAATCCCGTGAATTTTTATCTAAGACCCGAGTGGGGCCCTGACTGGATAGCCGTCCGTGGCAGCGATGGAAAGATCTATCGCTTGCCGGATGAACCAACGGAGTTTGCAAATACCAGTGAGGCAGATTTGGAAACCATTGACAATCCTTATCCTGCTGTCAGTTCTTTTGCAAAGGTTGCGGGGAAGGTTGTCGGAGTATCTCCTAAAGGGAATATCGTGGAAACCACGGATGGGACCAACTGGAGCCAAGTAAAGCCTTACTCTGGCTTTAAGTTCAAAAAACTATATCCATTCTATTGGTCGAAAAAACTGGAAGATTTATAGAATAAAAAAAGCGCAGTCAGAAAACTGCGCTTTTGTGATTTAAGCGGCTTTGTTTGAGCCCGCTGAATCTTTCATCGAGCTTACCAGCTCGGTCAGAATCTGAGCATCTGACAAAAGCTGTGCTGAAGTTTCATTTAGGTTATTGGCATAGTCTGTATTCTGTGCAGTTAGTGCTTCTACAGAATGAATTGTCTCAGTCACGTTGCTCAGCTCTTGACCTTGTGCCACGCTGGACGTCGCGATCTCTTTATTCAAAGTTTGCACCCGCTCAATGGAGCTTAGGATTTCGCTTAAAGACTTATTGCTAAGGTCCGCGCTCTTTTCGCCAGCCTTAATCGTATCGACATTTCCTTTAACCAAAGCAGAAATATCTTTGGCAGAGCTTGAGCAGCGTTGTGCCAGGGTACGCACTGCTTCTGCAACCACGCCGAAACCACGACCGTGCTCACCAGCACGAGCCGCTTCCACGGAGGCATTCAACGCCAGCAAGTTCGTTTGGAAAGCAATGTCTTCAATTACAGTCACGATGTTATTAATCTCATTGGCACTTGAAGAGATTTTTTTAATTGAGTCGATAAGTTCCCGGATGTGTTTTGCACCATCTGTCGCGATTTCGCGAGAAGTCGTGGAAAGGGACTCAGCTTCCTTCGCAGATGTCGTATTTAGTGTCACCTGTGAAGTCAGGTCTTGGAGCATCTTAAGAGAGTTTTCGAGACCACGGCTGACACTTCCAGCGGACTCATCCAATTTTTTTCCTGTGTCTTCGATGGTCGTACAGCCCTCAAAGTTCTTGCCGGAAATGTTCGTTAATTGGGCGATCGTTGTATCTTGCAAAGAAATGAAGGCGCCGTAACGGCGAGCAATCAACATCAATGGAATCGCTTCCAGAATCACGAAAGTTGCATGCAAAAGCACGATACCAAAGCCGGCTTCGTAATTAAAGACACTCTTAGGTAACCACATAAAGAATGCCAAATGGTGAACCGCAATCGTTGCTGCCGCTGTTAGAATTGCACTCAGCATACCAAAGCTTAAACAGAAGGCCAGGGCGACGAACACGTGAAAGTGCATTTCGATCATGCCATTACCCAGATGGATCAACATTCCGGAAAAACACATGATCGTCATCGCTAGTAAATTAGGCAGAAGGGCCGTGGCATTACCCATAAAGTACAGAGCCGTCGGCACAGATAAAATAAAAAGACTGCCTCCCCAGGCAAGCCACTGGCTGTGACCATTGGTGGCTGCTAGGTACGAAAACACCGGAAGGTGCAAATACAAGCTTATTAAAAACATCCACGAGCGAGAGCGGGTAAACGATTGTCTAAAGTTCATCTTTGACCTGACCTGTATATTTCATTGAAAAAGGATCAACAATTTTTTGAAGTTTGCGACTGACGGCGCATCCGAAGATAGGAAAGTTTGCAACGCCGCCAGATCCCTGCAAACCGCGCAGAATTTCCAAGTCCCGTACCGGGCTGCCATCCTGAACAGATTTTTCGGAGTAACCACCGGCATAAACGGTGTCTCCTTTGGGAGTTGTGATCAGTAAGAACGGCACTCCCAATTTAGAAATGTCTTCTTTTAAATCATCGGGATCTAGCGCACGGGTTTTAAAACCTTTTTGATGCAGCTCCGTGATTTGTGGGGGATGACCGATCACCAAAATTTCTTCGTTCACATCTTTTTCAGGTCCACGGGCTAACAAGTATTCCACAATTTTTGCGGAGCACTTGCAGGACTCGCTCACTACGTGTGTTAGTGTCCACTTGCCGCCCTGACTCTGGGCCAGGGACGGGAGCGCAGAAAAGCTCATTAGATGCCAGCCATAAAACTGCGACACCATGAAAAGGCTTCCTGTAGCCCAAAACACTAAGATTGAGGTCAAAAAAAACTTTTTGATCATGCAGGAGCGCTTCGGATTTTCTTCACCAATTTTTGATAACCGCGGAGTCGCGTTTTCCTGAATTTTCAGCGAATTGGACAATGGTCGTGCCGCAAGAGTCCCGAAAGCTGCGATAATGAGATAGCAATTCATTTATAAAGGAGTTTTTATGCAAACCTCCCAACAGAAAAGCAACTTTCCCTCAGTTCATAAACATTCCACCCCTCAATCACAGCTCTTAACGCTTGATCGAGCATTTGATGTTCCCGTCGAAGAACTGTTTAAAGCCTTCACCAGCTCTGAAGCTTTAAAAGCGTGGTGGTGGCCTCAAGGGCTGTATGCAGATCGTGTCGATATTGATTTCCGCGTAGGCGGCCGGGTTTTCATTAACATGAAAGGGTACGATAAGGGCGGTGGAGGAATGATCAGCACCTACGAAGAGATCGTCGATAACGAACGGATTGTTATGACGGATCAGTTCGCAGATGAAAATGGGAAAGCTATTACTGCTCAAGAAGCTAAAATGCCCGGTGAGTGGCCGGAGGTAGGTTACATCACGCTGGATTTTTTAGCGGAAGGAGCTGACGCAAGTCGCTTGGCACTATCCCAAGAAGGTGTGCCAAATGAATTGCAAAGTGACTGCGTTCAAGGCTGGATGCAATCTTTCGATAAGCTGGAAAAATATTTGGCGTCTGAAAGGCACTAAAGGGAATTGCAGCTTAACGAAAATGTCTGTTTCTCGCCAGCTTCGTTCATCAGAACCATTTTGCTAGAGCCCGTTCCTTGGTGAACTAAAAGATAAAATTGGTTATCCGTGCTTTCGAAAGCGGAATAACCATTCGCATACACCGAATGAACTTCTTTTTCAGACACCAGGCGAGATCCTTTATCATCTTTAAGAGTCACTAAGGCTCTTCGAGATATTTCGTTCGTGATTTGTACCAGGAGGTTTCTGCTTCCATTTTGGGGGATGCATGTAACTAAAGCGCTTTCTGCAAATGCAGGCAGGCCGAAAGAGATGATGGCAATTGAAAAAAAGGTTTTCATAAAGCTCCTAACGGTGGACGTTGCTAGATTTGGAATGGGTGTAGCAAATTCAACGGTGATTGGGAACCTTTGAAGCTTTAATAATATGCAATCACAAGGACTCCATCGGAATTGATGGAGTAATAAATCAAAAAAAGCCGCTGATGAAAGCGGCTTTTCTTCGTGGAACTCGGTGGATCTACTCTTTAAGTTCTCCCACGGGAATAACACCTAAGGATTTGAAACTATCCAGTGGCATATTTTTGTCTCGACGAACTCGGTCAAAGTAGTAGTCATTGTCTTGGTAGACAAACTGACGGGGATCTTGGTCATTCCCGAACCAGATATAGAAATCACTGCAGTTGATGCCTCCACGTTCACAATCCACCCATGCCCATAGCACAATCATTTTTTGCGGATCAATGGCGCCCGCCGAGAATCCTAACTTTTTAGCGTTTTGCGCGAATGAAGCCAGGGGCAAACCTTTCGAATTCAAAAGGCCTTGGACCATCTCTTTCATTGGAGGCATGGGTTGCCCTGGGGCTCTTTTATCCGCATAGTTCCAGAATTGTCCTGCCGTCGTATAGTTAATCAAGTCATGGTTCCAAATCAGATTTTGCGGACGGTCATACAAGGCTTCGCCATTCATCACGCGCTTCATGGTTTTAGGTAAGCTGAAGAATGCGTTGTCTGGATAGATGATCGTTTCACTTTGAATATTAGGCAGCAAAACTTCAAGGTACGATTTCACCATCTCGGGTTCGTTTCGGTTGCGTTTGATATCAACCATCAAAGCCAAAGCCAGAATTTGATAGGAACGATATTTCTCCAGCTGATCATTGATATTTTTGAAATATTCCACATCAATAACGGGATTGTTATCGCGTTGAATTTGCGCGAAAACTTTTTGTAAAGGTTCAAGGTCGGTCGAGGGTGTGAAGTTCGCGTGGATGGCGTTAATCAAGGCTTCCCCGGTTGCCAGAATTTTGTCTTCTGAACCTTTGATATTGGCAGCGATTCTTTTTGCAGCTTCTGCATCAATGACTTTGCCATCCTTCATATTCGCCAAGGCTTGCTTGTTTTGATTTAAAATATATTTTAGTTGAGTCGAGAAATCCTCCCAAGCTGTGGCAATGGGGCGCATCCCAGTTTCGTAACGGCTCACTTTGATTTCAGTTTCGATTTTACTAAGAGTATTTTGGATCTCGGTTAGGCGGCCCATCACTTGGTTTAGCAAATCCAGAATTTTGCTTTGTTTGTCCTCCAGACCCAGGCCTTTTTCTAATTCATTAAAGATTTGGGCACCGGCTGCGCCCACAACACCGGCGGCTAATTTTTCAGCAAGCCAGGATTCAATTCCCTTTGGTAAGGGAGCCTCCTCAAGGTGAATATTGCGATCGTCGCCACGAGTATAGGGAGAGATATAGTCCAGATCAGCGCGTGCAAAGGAAGGGGCAATTGCAGAAGAGATGCTCGAAAGGATCAGGGCCATGTGGATGATTTTTGTTTTGAACAGTTTCATAATGTCTCCTATGACCGATACCTATTGCAGCGGCGGTGCCAGTCGAATTGGGCATTAAAGTGAATACAGTGACTTTAAACGGAGGGCTGCCGGGCATCCGGCAGGGGTGTCTGCCGCTATCTCGGCATTGCCGAGTAACCGACATGTAAGAGAAACTCTTCTGTTTATTAAATGCACATAAGGCGAAATAACTTGGCACAGCTGATGCTATGGGGAATAAGTAACTTCATCTGAAAGCGGGTCAGTTTATGAAAGCACTTTTTGGTTTCGCCTTTTTGATTTCAACCTTGGTTTCCGGATTGGCGCAGGCGGAGGAAATGAACTCTCCCGTTCTTATCCAGCAACAGTTTTCAGATGCCCCAGCTACCCCGGCAACAATTAACGATACACTTTTAAGCACTTTATCTTTTCAGTTCATCACGTCCGATTTGCTGCCAGGACAGAAAATGACCGTGCAATTGGCAGAAGGTTTTGCGCATTTTGATGTACAGCGAAATGAGGCGGGGAAGTTGTTCCTAACTTTTGAAACTGGATATCCGGAAGAACTTAAGAACTATTCAATCGAAGAAATTCAGCCGGATTATTTTGAACTGCAAATCACTGCTTGGAATGTTATGACGTATCCAAGTGCTCAAATCCGTGCCCAGATGTTTTCCGGAACGGGGCAAAGCCGCCAGGTACAGTTCTCAAATCGCATTTACCCTTTGATCAACATCACAGCTAAGTCAGACTTGCCAAAGCTTGCCGAGAAATCCACGGATG contains these protein-coding regions:
- a CDS encoding HD domain-containing phosphohydrolase, translated to MRSLDLAAVSQDPRFTKRATELAQIFSFEFESFDDPDTFFEKTESYKSITCILLDCAKIEKPNEAAGMVQVACQVAADSYIIAVVNSKLKPEDARIVKTSGASLVLMENEFYSTSKLEFVTTQVIRSAFIPIKVYDLMPDTETAFPLFYMMPVNKKFLKVAKPETKLNSAFLKKFSEMGELYLRRQDLKNWVEYSRSFNTNDEASALRRCRLQFLQMSQSFLALALMISDQSSAASFALGKELYGTCESFAKSLLTSLGEVKNPFDVINSSSVGDFGSLERAPAIAAYAAVLSQEAKIGTALEVMIAALLSDIGYLELSPSTSAKLRAHEIEAMHGEELMEYQKHPIYSLNQCLARKIPLSEPMKMMILQSHERMDQKGFPHRINPDKILEEAMLIRFCWELDGKTQVRIGETRPNIKSIIEDLVNIATSDKGNYSIGFTMKTGPVLKEIHLKPETHWP
- a CDS encoding glycoside hydrolase family 44 protein, which gives rise to MMKGIGAFRMGGNRWTTYNWENNATNSGTDYNNTSGNRVCDLVNCGSRSEVAGEAVRLGVKLAYSYEATPLVTIPIVDYIAADKNGTITQAASPTNMRFRQNLDRKPSSVSSAVANLSDNYVYQDEALKFFQDTFKTDLSSGRKIFYSLDNEPGIWKSTHPLIHPTKTTYAEMKEKTIRFASMIKEQAPNSMVFGAVAYGFNEMMSLQDAPDRSNGEYMSWFLQQMAAAEKSYGKRLVDVIDMHWGSEARGDGYRVLDETAPQTAAVIAARLQAPRSLWDPTYKETSWIADDYLNAPIQWIPRLKDRINKYYPGTKISFSEYNHGGGQIISGGIAEADVLGIFGREDVFFATHWDREDSPYIYGAMKLFVNYDGAGGRVGDISVRAVSTNNEKTSVYAMQSSTDSSKIYLVILNKTSAALSTKIAIANSSGYTQGAAYQIADGSPTPKALGSISVSGSEVYYTMPAMSVTTLVLSK
- the msrB gene encoding peptide-methionine (R)-S-oxide reductase MsrB is translated as MGKFLGLFITMLLFAGSLSAKEGDYKKPSDAELKKRLTPMQYQCTQQAATERPFNNAYWDNKKEGIYVDIVSGEPLFSSTDKYDSGTGWPSFTKAIDDNAVVTRADHEMSVERTELRSKGADSHLGHLFDDGPADKGGKRYCINSAALKFIPKEEMEAKGYGRYLKLFTKKSK
- the ppk2 gene encoding polyphosphate kinase 2 — translated: MTKKQSMRALDKHHSEPLSSKVFAAEIRKLHIELVKLQRWVVHKGLRVCIVFEGRDGAGKGGTIKALTERVNPRVFRVVALPAPTEREKSQMYLQRYVPHFPAAGEIVIFDRSWYNRAGVERVMGWCPEEQVEVFLQNAPLLEKTMVDSGIILLKYWLEVSPKEQERRLKDRIKDGRKTWKLSEMDLKSYDRWDDYTKARDDMFKKTNTSWAPWYFAISEDKKRVRLNIIKHILSQIEYKNIKEKPIELPKRKIKHESSHHGKVRLVPEDLWNS
- a CDS encoding methyl-accepting chemotaxis protein, with protein sequence MNFRQSFTRSRSWMFLISLYLHLPVFSYLAATNGHSQWLAWGGSLFILSVPTALYFMGNATALLPNLLAMTIMCFSGMLIHLGNGMIEMHFHVFVALAFCLSFGMLSAILTAAATIAVHHLAFFMWLPKSVFNYEAGFGIVLLHATFVILEAIPLMLIARRYGAFISLQDTTIAQLTNISGKNFEGCTTIEDTGKKLDESAGSVSRGLENSLKMLQDLTSQVTLNTTSAKEAESLSTTSREIATDGAKHIRELIDSIKKISSSANEINNIVTVIEDIAFQTNLLALNASVEAARAGEHGRGFGVVAEAVRTLAQRCSSSAKDISALVKGNVDTIKAGEKSADLSNKSLSEILSSIERVQTLNKEIATSSVAQGQELSNVTETIHSVEALTAQNTDYANNLNETSAQLLSDAQILTELVSSMKDSAGSNKAA
- a CDS encoding SRPBCC domain-containing protein, with protein sequence MQTSQQKSNFPSVHKHSTPQSQLLTLDRAFDVPVEELFKAFTSSEALKAWWWPQGLYADRVDIDFRVGGRVFINMKGYDKGGGGMISTYEEIVDNERIVMTDQFADENGKAITAQEAKMPGEWPEVGYITLDFLAEGADASRLALSQEGVPNELQSDCVQGWMQSFDKLEKYLASERH